A single window of Archangium gephyra DNA harbors:
- a CDS encoding putative ABC exporter domain-containing protein: MSFPRAVTFLWLASARNRLLRQLQRLRQPKYLVGAVVGGLYVYSVFLRRLSLPGQEGTAPPGVQLVSQLFLVGGMLFTVLSAWALGPDRPSLSFNETEVQQFFPAPVSRRGLLHYKLARGLVGAAMGALVATVFGSRMLSGKPVLFFLGATLTLSTVHLHVTAASFVRTRLAQRGGAGTALRWAALTAVSALILIAGLSALREHPLPTELNHPRQLQTWLASLMDSPALWPGRLLVALPLAPDVASFLKTLPLGLGLFALHYVWVMRAAVPFEEAAVVRAEERARLREQLSREGGHATFLRVRPAYFQLAPTGRPEVALVWKNLVAGRRLGGAGRLLAAGLVGGLVAAVASGRGMSDALTNVRLFMAPLCAGLAGVLCVFGPSALRFDLRMDLPRLEQLRALPLTGRQVVAAELAAPALLLGVAQVGLVLLAMAMAVWQGGTYTGLWVAAGLGALWVLPAVSLGGLFVQNAAVVLFPAWLPPEGERVRGLEALGQRLLTLVGTLVALLVGMLPAALLAALVGFGLDRFLDLDVWALPFAGAAAAAVLVAEVALGVVGLGHAFDRLDVSTEGKNS; the protein is encoded by the coding sequence GTGAGCTTTCCCCGTGCGGTGACGTTCCTGTGGCTGGCCTCGGCGCGCAACCGGCTGCTGCGTCAGTTGCAGCGCCTGCGCCAGCCCAAGTACCTGGTGGGCGCGGTGGTGGGCGGGTTGTACGTGTACTCCGTGTTCCTGCGGCGGTTGAGCCTCCCGGGACAGGAGGGCACGGCACCTCCCGGGGTGCAGCTGGTGAGCCAGCTCTTCCTGGTGGGCGGAATGCTGTTCACGGTGCTCTCCGCCTGGGCGCTGGGGCCGGACAGGCCCTCGCTGTCCTTCAACGAGACGGAGGTGCAGCAGTTCTTCCCCGCGCCCGTGTCGCGCCGGGGGCTGCTGCACTACAAGCTCGCGCGAGGCCTGGTGGGCGCGGCCATGGGCGCCCTCGTGGCCACCGTCTTCGGCAGCCGCATGCTGTCCGGCAAGCCCGTCCTCTTCTTCCTGGGCGCCACCCTGACGCTGTCCACGGTGCACCTGCACGTGACGGCGGCCTCCTTCGTCCGCACGCGGCTCGCCCAACGGGGAGGGGCGGGAACGGCGCTGCGCTGGGCCGCCCTCACCGCCGTGAGCGCGTTGATCCTCATCGCGGGGCTCTCCGCGCTGCGCGAGCACCCCCTGCCCACGGAGCTGAACCACCCCCGGCAGCTCCAGACGTGGCTGGCCTCGTTGATGGACTCGCCGGCCCTGTGGCCAGGACGGTTGCTGGTGGCCCTGCCGCTCGCGCCGGACGTGGCGAGCTTTCTGAAGACGCTGCCGCTCGGGCTCGGATTGTTCGCCCTGCACTACGTGTGGGTGATGCGGGCGGCGGTGCCCTTCGAGGAGGCGGCGGTGGTGCGGGCCGAGGAGCGGGCCCGGCTCCGGGAGCAGCTCTCGCGGGAGGGCGGCCATGCCACGTTCCTGCGGGTGCGCCCCGCGTACTTCCAGCTCGCGCCCACGGGCCGGCCGGAGGTGGCGCTCGTCTGGAAGAACCTCGTCGCCGGGCGGCGGCTGGGTGGGGCGGGGCGGCTGCTCGCCGCGGGGCTGGTGGGGGGGTTGGTGGCGGCGGTGGCCTCGGGCCGGGGCATGTCCGACGCGCTCACCAACGTGCGCCTGTTCATGGCGCCGCTGTGCGCGGGGCTCGCGGGGGTGCTGTGCGTCTTCGGGCCGTCCGCCCTGCGGTTCGATCTGCGGATGGATCTGCCGCGGCTGGAGCAGCTCCGGGCGTTGCCGCTCACGGGGAGGCAGGTGGTGGCGGCGGAGCTCGCCGCGCCGGCGCTGCTGCTCGGGGTGGCGCAGGTGGGGCTCGTCCTGTTGGCGATGGCGATGGCGGTATGGCAGGGGGGCACGTACACCGGGCTGTGGGTGGCGGCGGGACTGGGGGCGCTCTGGGTGTTGCCGGCGGTGTCGCTCGGGGGGCTGTTCGTGCAGAACGCGGCGGTGGTGCTGTTTCCGGCGTGGCTGCCGCCCGAGGGCGAACGGGTGCGCGGCCTGGAGGCGCTCGGGCAGCGGTTGCTGACGCTGGTGGGTACGCTGGTGGCACTGTTGGTGGGGATGCTGCCCGCGGCGCTGCTGGCGGCCCTGGTGGGCTTCGGCCTGGATCGGTTCCTGGACCTGGACGTGTGGGCACTGCCCTTCGCGGGCGCCGCCGCGGCGGCGGTGCTCGTGGCCGAGGTGGCGCTCGGCGTGGTGGGCCTGGGTCACGCTTTCGATAGGCTCGATGTGTCAACGGAGGGGAAGAACTCATGA
- a CDS encoding zf-TFIIB domain-containing protein, with protein MARPCPLCENQPLRPLRVSHVEIDTCPRCHGLWFDRGELERFPDRPSARSFLAMKGQTFSRCRKSGHPVGRAEAVCPTCRSEPVRCPACAERLRRVVTSASPVDVCASCEGVWLDAGAFEALAGVTDTRPPPTPSVMPPARSSATAAAAMECSRCGVGLQVSEAYAYDGDVYCGACRPPGSVSGAAMKKGTPGGPLRRVLGALTTLSLAVSGVVTGCAHTPGPSEVAASYAQALEENRLADAYALTSAPAEARPVFLEHYADASVRQARAKEVREALPGLQARAPALTLVQAQEGWRVVEEKPEDAPRTALKGFLDAVGASNWNKAWSLLSDPLRARYTPERLREDFKREPLSAERVRRARLALEGDVRVTASGAEFPLGTDRAVRLVREAGEYRVAAIE; from the coding sequence ATGGCGCGCCCCTGTCCCCTCTGTGAGAACCAGCCGCTGCGGCCCCTGCGCGTCTCCCACGTGGAAATCGACACCTGCCCGCGCTGTCACGGGCTGTGGTTCGATCGGGGCGAGCTGGAGCGTTTTCCGGATCGGCCCTCGGCGCGGAGCTTCCTGGCCATGAAGGGGCAGACCTTCTCGAGGTGCCGGAAGTCGGGGCATCCGGTGGGTCGGGCGGAGGCGGTCTGCCCCACGTGCCGGAGCGAGCCCGTGCGGTGCCCGGCCTGCGCCGAGCGCCTGCGGCGGGTGGTGACGAGCGCCAGCCCCGTGGACGTGTGCGCCTCGTGCGAGGGGGTCTGGCTGGACGCGGGCGCCTTCGAGGCGCTGGCGGGCGTGACGGACACCCGGCCTCCGCCCACGCCTTCGGTGATGCCCCCGGCGCGGTCCTCTGCTACGGCTGCGGCGGCCATGGAGTGCTCCCGCTGCGGGGTGGGGCTCCAGGTCTCGGAGGCCTATGCGTACGATGGGGACGTGTATTGCGGTGCGTGCCGGCCACCGGGCTCCGTCTCGGGGGCGGCGATGAAGAAGGGCACGCCGGGAGGCCCGCTGCGCAGGGTCCTGGGAGCGCTGACCACGCTGTCCCTGGCTGTCTCCGGGGTGGTCACGGGCTGTGCCCACACGCCGGGTCCCTCGGAGGTGGCGGCGTCCTACGCCCAGGCGCTGGAGGAGAACCGGCTGGCGGACGCCTACGCACTGACGAGCGCCCCCGCGGAGGCCCGGCCCGTGTTCCTGGAGCACTACGCGGACGCCTCGGTCCGTCAGGCCCGGGCGAAGGAGGTGCGCGAGGCCCTTCCGGGGCTCCAGGCACGAGCCCCGGCCCTCACGCTCGTGCAGGCCCAGGAGGGCTGGCGGGTCGTCGAGGAGAAACCGGAGGATGCCCCCCGGACGGCCCTCAAGGGCTTCCTGGACGCGGTGGGGGCGAGCAACTGGAACAAGGCCTGGTCGCTGCTGAGCGATCCCCTGCGTGCCCGCTACACCCCCGAGCGCCTGCGCGAGGACTTCAAGCGAGAGCCCCTGTCGGCCGAGCGGGTGCGCCGGGCGCGGCTCGCCCTGGAGGGGGACGTGCGGGTGACGGCGTCGGGAGCGGAGTTCCCCCTGGGGACGGATCGAGCCGTACGGCTGGTGCGGGAGGCAGGCGAGTACCGGGTGGCCGCGATCGAATGA
- a CDS encoding fatty acid desaturase family protein, translating to MNTAVAMRVEEPPRSAFPGLDIDEEAFARDLQALRTEMESSLGPEDLAHFRKIERWGRVCSALGYATAWLAPNPLSALLIAQGNTARWTMMAHHVTHRGYDRVPGMPEHRTGRAFASGWRRFLDWPDWIHPDAWRHEHNALHHGRTGETADPDLVEENTGFLRQSTMPLLAKYAVVAFFACTWKLTYYAPNTFLEWRRAERRRAGEKDDGSNLRLVTAFNPFTADGRAFWWTCILPYVGLRFALLPALFAPLGTWAVLSVLANSVLAELLTNLQSFVLIAPNHAGDDLYRFHDRAKNNAEFCVRQVIGSVNYATGSDGVDFLHGWLNYQIEHHIWPSLPMSKYQQVQPRVKALCEKHGVPYVQEGVFRRVKKLVDIMVGRNSMRTVARDGT from the coding sequence ATGAATACGGCAGTCGCCATGCGCGTGGAGGAACCTCCGCGCTCCGCCTTCCCGGGCCTCGACATCGACGAAGAGGCCTTCGCGCGTGACCTGCAGGCCCTGCGCACGGAGATGGAATCCTCCCTCGGGCCCGAGGACCTCGCGCACTTCCGGAAGATCGAGCGCTGGGGCCGGGTGTGCTCGGCGCTCGGCTACGCGACGGCGTGGCTGGCGCCCAATCCCCTCTCGGCGCTGCTCATCGCGCAGGGCAACACGGCGCGCTGGACGATGATGGCGCACCACGTGACGCACCGGGGATACGATCGGGTGCCCGGCATGCCCGAGCACCGCACCGGGCGCGCGTTCGCCTCGGGGTGGCGCCGCTTCCTGGACTGGCCGGATTGGATCCACCCCGACGCGTGGCGGCACGAGCACAACGCGCTGCACCACGGGCGCACGGGCGAGACGGCGGATCCGGACCTGGTGGAGGAGAACACCGGGTTTCTGCGGCAGTCCACCATGCCCCTGCTGGCGAAGTACGCGGTCGTGGCCTTCTTCGCCTGCACCTGGAAGCTGACGTACTACGCGCCCAACACCTTCCTGGAGTGGCGGCGGGCCGAGCGGCGGCGCGCGGGCGAGAAGGATGACGGGAGCAACCTGCGCCTGGTGACGGCCTTCAACCCGTTCACCGCGGATGGCCGGGCGTTCTGGTGGACGTGCATCCTGCCCTACGTGGGCCTGCGCTTCGCGCTGCTGCCCGCCCTGTTCGCGCCGCTCGGGACGTGGGCGGTGCTCAGCGTGCTGGCCAACAGCGTGCTCGCCGAGTTGCTCACCAACCTCCAGAGCTTCGTGCTGATCGCGCCCAACCACGCGGGCGATGACCTCTACCGGTTCCATGACCGGGCCAAGAACAACGCGGAGTTCTGCGTGCGGCAGGTGATCGGCTCGGTGAACTACGCCACCGGGAGCGACGGGGTCGACTTCCTCCACGGCTGGCTCAACTACCAGATCGAGCACCACATCTGGCCCAGCCTGCCCATGAGCAAGTACCAGCAGGTGCAGCCCCGCGTGAAGGCGCTCTGCGAGAAGCATGGCGTGCCCTATGTGCAGGAGGGCGTCTTCCGCCGCGTGAAGAAGCTCGTGGACATCATGGTGGGACGCAATTCGATGCGCACGGTTGCGCGCGACGGCACCTAG
- a CDS encoding antibiotic biosynthesis monooxygenase, whose amino-acid sequence MKTSKDAPVHLISKWIFRKGREKEGLEALKKLAAEVLANEPGTLMYRVHTPVVEDRGLPPSLPASVPQEVVFIETYANTQAFLDHVNGPRFTRFVKEHGALFLGPSDTPGKPFIQVQFLELQTGFTREPPRVNGVALYRIGPGRLEGSWSVSGHGINGKTGIELAEKKGRNRSGLPGQYDVRIWNPGTPISQAPFFTGTLTIKALPDGTDPRMESYALTWTRPDSPEAYEGLGLRRKDSDELTVSYWNQVPPAGSTQPTAQAPTNRHPSVMFEIIANKQGPLLKFYHSLFGWNYQFGSGNFAYIRFPGQPQPLLGGIGQANPSEPGFEPGRNFYLLVENLKTTLEQARKLGGSTYVEPVAVDGYRFAMMKDPEGNIVGLIEPFDSSTGPQGTQKTGRARARKGTPQ is encoded by the coding sequence ATGAAGACGTCCAAAGACGCTCCCGTGCATCTGATCTCGAAGTGGATCTTCCGGAAGGGCCGCGAGAAGGAGGGCCTCGAAGCCCTCAAGAAGCTGGCCGCGGAGGTGCTTGCGAACGAGCCCGGGACGCTCATGTACCGCGTCCACACTCCCGTCGTGGAGGACCGCGGGCTGCCCCCCTCGCTGCCGGCCTCCGTTCCCCAGGAGGTGGTGTTCATCGAAACCTATGCGAACACACAGGCCTTCCTGGATCACGTGAATGGCCCTCGCTTCACCCGCTTCGTGAAGGAGCACGGCGCGCTGTTCCTCGGGCCGTCGGACACCCCGGGCAAGCCCTTCATCCAGGTCCAGTTCCTGGAGCTCCAGACGGGCTTCACCCGCGAGCCGCCCCGGGTGAACGGGGTGGCCCTCTATCGCATCGGGCCCGGCCGGCTCGAGGGCAGCTGGAGCGTGTCCGGGCACGGCATCAACGGCAAGACGGGCATTGAGCTCGCCGAGAAGAAGGGGAGGAACCGGAGCGGCCTGCCCGGCCAGTACGACGTGCGCATCTGGAATCCGGGCACGCCCATCTCGCAAGCGCCCTTCTTCACGGGCACGCTCACCATCAAGGCCCTGCCGGACGGGACGGATCCTCGGATGGAGAGCTACGCGCTCACCTGGACCCGGCCGGACAGCCCCGAGGCGTACGAGGGCCTGGGCCTGCGCCGGAAGGACTCGGATGAGCTCACGGTGAGCTACTGGAATCAGGTGCCGCCCGCCGGGTCCACGCAGCCCACTGCCCAGGCGCCCACCAACCGCCACCCCTCGGTGATGTTCGAGATCATCGCCAACAAGCAGGGGCCGCTGCTCAAATTCTACCACTCGCTCTTCGGGTGGAACTACCAGTTCGGCTCCGGCAACTTCGCCTACATCCGCTTCCCCGGTCAGCCCCAGCCGCTGCTCGGAGGCATCGGTCAGGCGAATCCGTCGGAGCCGGGTTTCGAGCCGGGCCGCAACTTCTACCTGCTCGTGGAGAACCTGAAGACCACGCTCGAGCAGGCCCGGAAGCTCGGCGGCAGCACCTACGTGGAGCCCGTCGCCGTCGACGGCTACCGCTTCGCCATGATGAAGGACCCGGAGGGCAACATCGTCGGGCTGATCGAGCCCTTCGACTCCAGCACGGGGCCGCAGGGGACCCAGAAGACGGGAAGGGCCAGGGCTCGCAAGGGCACTCCCCAATGA
- a CDS encoding cytochrome c, giving the protein MKRALSHLSLVLVGCLSLGALLSASAAEPEKPKAGASKPKAKAAEAKAGPGLPAPDYLPESARALLRKKMARHGQDARDLMFGVTLLRYDVARATAERIAAEPRIDRPEAGSENEPAGFLPERFFVLQDEVRRRAQAVAAAAGKKDDATLSESYGLLVQTCVSCHSAYLKRE; this is encoded by the coding sequence ATGAAGCGTGCCCTGTCCCACCTCTCCCTGGTGCTCGTGGGCTGCCTGTCCCTGGGAGCCCTCCTGAGCGCCTCCGCCGCCGAGCCCGAGAAGCCCAAGGCCGGTGCGTCCAAGCCGAAGGCCAAGGCCGCCGAGGCCAAGGCAGGCCCTGGCCTGCCCGCGCCGGACTACCTGCCCGAGAGCGCTCGCGCCCTGCTGCGCAAGAAGATGGCCCGCCACGGGCAGGACGCGAGGGATCTGATGTTCGGCGTGACGCTGCTCCGCTACGACGTGGCGCGCGCCACCGCCGAGCGCATCGCCGCCGAGCCCCGGATCGATCGTCCCGAGGCGGGCTCGGAGAACGAGCCGGCCGGCTTCCTGCCCGAGCGCTTCTTCGTCCTCCAGGACGAGGTGCGCAGGCGGGCCCAGGCCGTCGCGGCCGCCGCCGGGAAGAAGGACGACGCGACGCTCTCCGAGAGCTACGGCCTCCTCGTGCAGACGTGTGTCTCCTGCCACTCGGCGTACCTGAAGCGCGAGTAG
- a CDS encoding ABC transporter ATP-binding protein encodes MSEAGTWAPVLDVEGLEKTYGDVRAVQGLTFQVAPGEVLGLVGPNGAGKTTTLRCLAGILPPSSGRVRVAGHDLAGEPVQAKHALAFLPDEPRLFEYLTVWEHLNFVARLYGVADWEERARALLAEMELAGKEKSLPGELSRGMKQKLSIACGFLHSPRLIILDEPLTGLDPLAIRRMKASLRQRAEAGTALVLSSHLLPLVEELCHRILVIAGGRAVALGTLADIRAQLSGPDGSAASLEELFIRITSASPEPRPERETP; translated from the coding sequence ATGAGCGAAGCCGGGACGTGGGCGCCGGTGCTGGATGTGGAGGGCCTGGAGAAGACCTACGGCGACGTGAGGGCCGTGCAGGGGCTGACCTTCCAGGTCGCTCCCGGCGAGGTGCTCGGGCTGGTGGGTCCCAACGGGGCGGGGAAGACGACCACGCTGCGCTGCCTGGCGGGCATCCTGCCGCCCTCGAGCGGGCGGGTGAGGGTGGCGGGGCACGACCTGGCGGGCGAGCCGGTCCAGGCCAAGCACGCCCTGGCGTTCCTCCCGGACGAGCCGCGCCTCTTCGAGTACCTCACCGTCTGGGAGCACCTGAACTTCGTGGCCCGGCTGTACGGGGTGGCGGATTGGGAGGAGCGGGCGCGGGCGCTGCTGGCCGAGATGGAGCTGGCCGGCAAGGAGAAGTCCCTCCCTGGGGAGCTGTCGCGCGGGATGAAGCAGAAGCTGTCCATCGCCTGTGGTTTCCTGCACTCGCCGCGGCTCATCATCCTCGACGAGCCGCTCACGGGCCTGGATCCGCTGGCCATCCGCCGCATGAAGGCGTCGCTGCGCCAGCGGGCGGAGGCGGGGACGGCGCTGGTGCTCTCCTCGCACCTGCTGCCGTTGGTGGAGGAGCTGTGCCACCGCATCCTCGTGATCGCCGGGGGGCGCGCGGTGGCGCTCGGGACGCTCGCGGACATCCGCGCGCAGCTCAGTGGGCCGGACGGCTCGGCGGCCTCCCTGGAGGAGCTCTTCATCCGGATCACGAGCGCGTCGCCCGAGCCGCGGCCGGAGCGGGAGACCCCGTGA
- the sppA gene encoding signal peptide peptidase SppA, protein MRFLVIPLINLLVLLRVLLGLPFRLLGARSRPAYVRFRLAGDPPYRERPRRARLPLGLGGQGRPEPATVTSLEGFREALELLAKDAKVKGILLVMEDLAVPPAKREVLVKLLEDFRAAGKRVVAWAVMVDSLGYQVMCAADEVLLSPAGRLDLVGFAAEALALGEGLGRLGIKAHFFRRGAYKTAPELYTHAHVSDIQRQTLESFLDERYVDLVDSVARGRRRTPEEVRAWIDGGPYSAKRAAAAGLIDGMCDEADLPARLGGKKEDEDEDDEGLEPMPMYRARLPWPPVRWRPLRPKPRLGVVPVSGMIVSGKGTPGRAAGSDTVVKALRAAGRNRRVKAVVLYVASPGGSAVASEIMLEAVQRVAKKKPVIAFVDQVAASGGYMAALGAREIWATPHAVVGSIGVFVGKFDTSELMEKLGVHRTLVTRGETAGIYSSSRGFTEHERALMELETEETYQAFLEHVAKARGRTKEEIHALGEGRVYSGSRALGVGLVDKLGGFEEACRHAMVLAKVPAERFELQTYGGGERGFSLLKLLLGSARAGVYAFCPTAWSLLGFKGGERFE, encoded by the coding sequence GTGCGCTTCCTCGTCATCCCCCTGATCAACCTGCTGGTGCTGTTGAGGGTCCTGCTGGGCCTCCCGTTCCGCCTGCTGGGGGCTCGGAGCCGGCCGGCCTATGTGCGTTTCCGGCTGGCGGGGGATCCCCCCTACCGGGAGCGGCCCCGCCGAGCCCGCCTGCCCCTGGGCCTGGGAGGGCAGGGCCGTCCCGAGCCCGCCACGGTGACCTCGCTGGAGGGCTTCCGCGAGGCGCTGGAGCTGCTGGCGAAGGACGCGAAGGTGAAAGGCATCCTCCTGGTGATGGAGGATCTGGCGGTGCCGCCGGCCAAGCGGGAGGTGCTGGTGAAGCTGCTCGAGGACTTCCGGGCGGCGGGCAAGCGGGTGGTGGCGTGGGCGGTGATGGTGGACAGCCTGGGCTACCAGGTGATGTGCGCGGCGGACGAGGTGTTGCTGTCCCCGGCGGGCCGGTTGGATCTGGTGGGCTTCGCCGCGGAGGCGCTCGCGCTGGGTGAGGGCCTGGGCCGGCTCGGCATCAAGGCGCACTTCTTCCGGCGGGGCGCGTACAAGACGGCGCCCGAGCTCTACACGCACGCGCACGTGTCGGACATCCAGCGGCAGACGCTCGAGTCCTTCCTGGACGAGCGGTACGTGGACCTGGTGGACAGCGTGGCCCGGGGGCGGCGGCGCACGCCGGAGGAGGTGAGGGCGTGGATCGACGGGGGCCCCTACAGCGCGAAGCGCGCGGCGGCGGCGGGCCTCATCGACGGGATGTGTGACGAGGCGGATCTGCCCGCGCGGCTCGGGGGCAAGAAGGAGGACGAGGACGAGGACGACGAGGGCCTGGAGCCGATGCCGATGTACCGGGCGCGGCTGCCGTGGCCGCCGGTGCGGTGGCGTCCGCTGCGTCCGAAGCCGCGGCTGGGGGTGGTGCCCGTGTCGGGGATGATCGTCTCGGGCAAGGGAACGCCGGGGCGGGCGGCGGGCTCGGACACGGTGGTGAAGGCGCTGCGCGCGGCGGGGCGCAACCGGAGGGTGAAGGCGGTGGTGCTGTACGTGGCGAGCCCGGGAGGCTCGGCGGTGGCCTCGGAGATCATGCTGGAGGCGGTGCAGCGGGTGGCGAAGAAGAAGCCGGTCATCGCCTTCGTGGATCAGGTGGCGGCGAGCGGCGGCTACATGGCCGCGCTGGGAGCCCGGGAGATCTGGGCCACGCCGCACGCGGTGGTGGGCTCCATCGGCGTGTTCGTGGGGAAGTTCGACACCTCGGAGCTGATGGAGAAGCTGGGGGTGCACCGCACGCTGGTGACGCGGGGCGAGACGGCGGGCATCTACTCGAGCTCGCGGGGCTTCACCGAGCACGAGCGGGCCTTGATGGAGCTCGAGACGGAGGAGACGTACCAGGCCTTCCTCGAGCACGTGGCGAAGGCGCGGGGCCGGACGAAGGAGGAGATCCACGCGCTGGGCGAGGGGCGGGTGTACAGCGGCTCGCGCGCGCTGGGGGTGGGGCTGGTGGACAAGCTGGGGGGCTTCGAGGAGGCCTGCCGTCACGCGATGGTGCTGGCGAAGGTGCCGGCGGAGCGCTTCGAGCTCCAGACGTATGGGGGAGGGGAGCGGGGCTTCTCGCTGCTGAAGCTGTTGCTGGGGAGCGCGCGGGCGGGGGTTTATGCCTTCTGCCCAACGGCCTGGAGCCTGCTGGGGTTCAAGGGAGGGGAGCGTTTCGAGTAA
- the apbC gene encoding iron-sulfur cluster carrier protein ApbC gives MSVSERDILAAMSKVMDPELHIDLVKAGMVKDVRVDGDKAKLKIELTTPACPMKGKIQADAEAALKQVPGLKTFDIEWGAQVRSAPNAGGQAILPQVKNVILVGAGKGGVGKSTVSVNLAAALAREGAKVGLLDADFYGPSVPLMTGITEKPVSPDGKTLLPLEKHGLKVMSIGFLVEADQALIWRGPMLHGALMQLVRDVRWGELDYLVLDLPPGTGDVALSLSQSVKASGAVLVTTPQDVALADVVRAKQMFDKVHIPVLGIVENMSQFVCPHCSKATPIFNRGGGHKAAQMFSIPFLGEIPLELKIREAGDAGVPVVISHPESAEAQAFVAMARNIAGRVSTENMRVAVKLPVIR, from the coding sequence ATGAGCGTTTCCGAGCGCGACATCCTCGCGGCGATGTCGAAGGTGATGGATCCCGAGCTGCACATCGACCTCGTGAAGGCCGGGATGGTGAAGGACGTCCGCGTGGACGGAGACAAGGCGAAGCTGAAGATCGAGCTGACCACGCCGGCCTGCCCGATGAAGGGGAAGATCCAGGCGGACGCCGAGGCGGCGCTCAAGCAGGTGCCGGGGCTGAAGACGTTCGACATCGAGTGGGGCGCGCAGGTGCGCTCGGCGCCGAACGCCGGGGGACAGGCGATCCTCCCGCAGGTGAAGAACGTGATCCTCGTGGGCGCCGGCAAGGGCGGCGTGGGCAAGAGCACGGTGTCGGTGAACCTGGCGGCGGCGCTGGCGCGCGAGGGCGCGAAGGTGGGCCTGCTGGACGCGGACTTCTACGGCCCCTCGGTGCCCTTGATGACGGGCATCACCGAGAAGCCGGTGAGCCCGGATGGCAAGACGCTGCTGCCGCTGGAGAAGCACGGCCTGAAGGTCATGTCGATCGGCTTCCTGGTGGAGGCGGATCAGGCGCTCATCTGGCGCGGGCCCATGCTGCACGGGGCGCTGATGCAGCTGGTGCGTGACGTGCGCTGGGGCGAGCTGGACTACCTCGTGTTGGATCTGCCGCCGGGCACGGGTGACGTGGCGCTGTCGCTGTCGCAGTCGGTGAAGGCGTCGGGCGCGGTGCTGGTGACGACGCCGCAGGACGTGGCGCTGGCGGACGTGGTGCGCGCCAAGCAGATGTTCGACAAGGTGCACATCCCGGTGCTGGGCATCGTGGAGAACATGAGCCAGTTCGTGTGCCCGCACTGCTCGAAGGCCACGCCCATCTTCAACCGGGGTGGCGGACACAAGGCGGCCCAGATGTTCAGCATCCCGTTCCTGGGGGAGATTCCCCTGGAGCTGAAGATCCGCGAGGCGGGTGACGCGGGCGTGCCGGTGGTGATCAGCCACCCGGAGAGTGCCGAGGCCCAGGCCTTCGTGGCGATGGCACGAAACATCGCGGGCCGCGTGTCCACCGAGAACATGCGGGTGGCGGTGAAGCTGCCGGTGATACGCTAG